In one Arachis duranensis cultivar V14167 chromosome 9, aradu.V14167.gnm2.J7QH, whole genome shotgun sequence genomic region, the following are encoded:
- the LOC107467809 gene encoding calcium-dependent protein kinase 11, which translates to MQKHNNPAAKPCSKGSNTVLPHQTPRLRDHYLLGKKLGQGQFGTTYLCTQKSTGKLYACKSIPKRKLLCQEDYEDVWREIQIMHHLSEHPNVVQIQGTYEDSVFVHIVMELCAGGELFDRIIQKGHYSEREAVKLIKTIVGVVEACHSLGVMHRDLKPENFLFDTPNEDAKMKATDFGLSVFYKPGQSFHDVVGSPYYVAPEVLCKQYGPEVDVWSAGVILYILLSGVPPFWAETESGIFKQILHGELDFVSEPWPSISEGAQDLVKRMLDRDAKKRITAHEVLCHPWIADEENAPDKPLDSAVLTRLKHFSAMNKLKKMALRVIAERLSEEEIGGLKELFKMIDTDNSGTITFEELKDGLKGVGSNLMESEIKSLMEAADIDNSGTIDYGEFLAATLHLNKMEREENLVAAFAYFDKDGSGYITIDELQQACKDFGLGEVHLDEMIQEIDQDNDGRIDYGEFVAMMKKGDPDMGRSRTLKGNLNFNIADAFAVKE; encoded by the exons ATGCAGAAGCATAATAATCCTGCAGCAAAACCATGTTCAAAAGGCAGTAACACTGTGCTGCCACATCAAACCCCAAGATTAAGGGACCACTACCTCCTTGGGAAGAAGCTTGGTCAGGGGCAATTTGGTACAACATATCTCTGCACACAGAAATCCACAGGGAAGCTCTATGCCTGCAAATCAATCCCAAAGAGGAAGCTTCTTTGCCAAGAAGACTATGAAGATGTGTGGAGGGAGATTCAGATCATGCACCATTTGTCAGAGCATCCAAATGTGGTGCAGATTCAAGGCACCTATGAGGATTCTGTGTTTGTGCACATTGTCATGGAGCTTTGTGCAGGGGGTGAGCTCTTTGATAGGATCATACAGAAGGGGCATTACAGTGAGAGAGAGGCTGTGAAGTTGATAAAGACCattgttggtgttgttgaggCTTGTCACTCTCTTGGTGTCATGCATAGGGACCTCAAGCCTGAGAATTTTCTCTTTGATACGCCTAATGAAGATGCTAAGATGAAGGCCACTGATTTTGGCCTCTCTGTCTTCTACAAGCCAG GACAGTCTTTCCATGATGTAGTTGGAAGTCCCTATTATGTTGCCCCTGAGGTGTTGTGCAAGCAATATGGACCCGAAGTGGATGTATGGAGTGCTGGTGTTATCCTTTACATCTTATTGAGTGGAGTTCCACCTTTCTGGGCCG AAACCGAGTCTGGAATTTTTAAACAGATTTTACATGGGGAACTGGATTTTGTATCTGAACCGTGGCCAAGTATCTCAGAAGGTGCTCAAGATTTGGTAAAAAGGATGCTGGATAGGGACGCCAAGAAAAGAATTACGGCTCATGAAGTCTTAT GCCATCCTTGGATTGCTGATGAGGAAAATGCACCTGACAAACCTTTGGATTCCGCTGTTTTGACACGGCTGAAGCATTTCTCAGCAATGAATAAACTTAAGAAGATGGCACTGCGT GTCATAGCTGAAAGACTTTCCGAGGAAGAAATAGGTGGGTTGAAGGAGCTATTTAAAATGATTGACACGGACAACAGTGGGACAATAACATTTGAGGAACTCAAGGATGGTTTGAAAGGTGTTGGCTCCAATCTCATGGAATCTGAAATTAAATCCCTCATGGAAGCG GCTGACATAGACAACAGCGGAACAATAGATTACGGCGAATTTCTTGCTGCTACACTGCACTTGAATAAGATGGAAAGAGAGGAGAATTTGGTCGCGGCTTTCGCCTACTTCGATAAAGATGGTAGTGGTTACATTACCATTGATGAGCTTCAACAGGCTTGTAAAGACTTCGGCCTAGGCGAGGTACATCTCGACGAAATGATCCAAGAGATTGATCAAGACAAT GATGGGAGAATTGATTATGGGGAGTTTGTAGCTATGATGAAAAAGGGTGATCCAGATATGGGGAGGAGCAGAACCCTGAAAGGCAATTTGAACTTCAATATTGCAGATGCATTTGCAGTGAAAGAATAG
- the LOC107467773 gene encoding NAC domain-containing protein 30: MTLTQIPERASMDMESCVPPGFRFHPTEEELVGYYLKRKINSLKIDLDVIVEIDLYKMEPWDIQDRCKLGYEEQNEWYFFSHKDKKYPTGTRTNRATAAGFWKATGRDKAVMSKNRIIGMRKTLVFYKGRAPNGRKTDWIMHEYRHQTSEHGPPQEEGWVVCRAFRKPSPSHQRQLGFDPWCSNHHHQAHYFRDQSSYGGRPLSITDLLTSETHHHHLLSHPTEGTNFSHSFGSDHHHHQEQQEFVISNNHQQLIELPQLDSPTTTSFAVKESSSINNNNEEYCSDDRNNNNNNIDWKSLDNLFADTSNYFSSNPNMSQFMTINHHLGCFPGS; this comes from the exons ATGACACTAACACAAATTCCT GAGAGAGCATCAATGGATATGGAATCATGTGTGCCTCCAGGATTTAGATTTCACCCAACAGAAGAAGAACTTGTGGGGTATTACCTCAAGAGGAAAATTAACTCCCTCAAAATTGATCTAGATGTTATAGTTGAGATCGATCTCTACAAAATGGAACCATGGGACATACAAG ATAGATGCAAGCTAGGATATGAGGAACAAAATGAGTGGTACTTTTTCAGCCACAAAGACAAGAAGTATCCAACAGGAACAAGAACAAACAGAGCAACTGCTGCTGGATTCTGGAAAGCAACTGGGAGAGACAAGGCTGTTATGTCCAAGAACAGGATCATTGGTATGAGGAAGACTTTGGTCTTCTACAAAGGACGTGCCCCTAATGGCCGCAAAACTGATTGGATTATGCACGAATATCGCCATCAAACCTCTGAACATGGCCCTCCTCAG GAAGAAGGATGGGTTGTGTGTAGAGCATTTCGAAAACCAAGTCCAAGTCATCAAAGGCAATTAGGGTTTGATCCATGGTGTagtaatcatcatcatcaagcaCATTATTTCAGAGATCAAAGTAGCTATGGTGGAAGGCCCTTATCAATCACAGATCTTCTAACTTCagaaactcatcatcatcatcttctgaGTCACCCTACCGAAGGTACAAATTTTAGTCATTCCTTCGGTTCagatcatcaccatcatcaagaacaacaagaGTTTGTAATATCAAATAATCATCAACAACTCATTGAGCTTCCACAGCTAGATAGCCCAACAACAACAAGTTTTGCAGTCAAAGAATCATCATccattaataataacaatgaaGAGTATTGCAGTGATGAcaggaacaacaacaacaacaacattgaTTGGAAAAGCTTGGATAACCTGTTTGCTGATACTTCTAATTACTTCTCATCAAATCCAAACATGTCCCAATTCATGACCATCAATCATCATCTAGGTTGTTTCCCTGGTTcataa
- the LOC107467811 gene encoding 50S ribosomal protein L21, chloroplastic: MASAAASLSTICTSFTTHCAISNYSPKTPFSQSTFFPFSRTHSLSLSFQPTLSPRLPLLPPKSSDTAQALSDPQPATQLVQSPPLQPPSWEPGLFAVVMVGGRQYIVHPGRWITVQRLKGAKVNDKIALHRVLLVGTDTSCYIGRPVVTNAVVYATVEEQGLDDKVIVFKYKKKKKYRRTIGHRQPNTRIRINSIMGYENYPKVTMDDIKDEDKES; this comes from the exons ATGGCTTCTGCAGCTGCATCTCTTTCTACAATCTGCACTTCCTTCACAACCCATTGCGCAATTTCCAACTATAGCCCCAAAACCCCATTCTCTCAATCCACTTTCTTCCCATTCTCTCGTActcactctctttctctctccttccAACCCACTCTCTCTCCTCGCTTACCCCTCCTCCCTCCCAAATCCTCTGACACTGCCCAAGCTCTCTCCGACCCTCAACCAGCAACGCAGCTTGTTCAGTCCCCACCGCTTCAGCCTCCGTCTTGGGAGCCTGGTCTCTTCGCTGTCGTCATG GTTGGTGGGCGCCAATATATTGTTCACCCTGGTCGTTGGATAACTGTTCAGAGGCTGAAAGGTGCTAAGGTTAATGACAAG ATTGCTTTACATAGGGTTTTGCTGGTTGGCACTGATACATCTTGCTACATTGGAAGACCAGTTGTGACAAATGCTGTGGTATATGCAACAGTGGAAGAGCAG GGTTTAGATGACAAAGTAATTGTcttcaaatataaaaagaagaagaagtaccGCAGAACCATTGGACACAGACAG CCAAATACACGCATAAGGATAAATAGCATTATGGGCTATGAGAACTACCCAAAAGTTACTATGGACGATATCAAGGACGAGGATAAGGAGTCATGA
- the LOC107467810 gene encoding uncharacterized membrane protein At4g09580, whose amino-acid sequence MPAPRSVTAVDTGRLLLRDLENNGEDDSPAAKKPKSEKFPLNTCEFAAAVAVFFLFATGLFCIYLTMPASEFGRIKLPRTLSDLRLLKENLSAYASNHPAPFILGYCSTYIFMQTFMIPGTIFMSLLAGALFGVVRGILLVVFNATAGASSCFFLSKLIGRPLVSWLWPEKLRFFQAEIAKRRDRLLNYMLFLRITPTLPNLFINLASPIVDVPFHIFFLATLIGLIPASYITVRAGLALGDLKSLKDLYDFKTFSVLFLIGFVAICPTLLKRKRVYE is encoded by the exons ATGCCGGCGCCGCGGAGCGTCACGGCGGTCGATACCGGTAGGTTGCTCCTCAGGGACCTCGAGAACAATGGCGAGGACGACTCCCCCGCCGCCAAGAAGCCCAAATCGGAGAAGTTCCCTCTCAACACCTGCGAATTCGCCGCCGCCGTCGCCGTATTCTTCCTCTTTGCCACCGGCCTTTTCTGCATCTACCTCACCATGCCCGCCTCCGAGTTCGGCCGCATCAAGCTCCCACGCACCCTCTCCGATCTTCGCCTCCTCAA AGAGAATCTTTCAGCATATGCGAGTAACCACCCTGCCCCGTTCATTCTTGGTTACTGCTCAACCTACATCTTCATGCAGACCTTCATGATTCCCGGGACCATCTTCATGTCTCTTTTGGCTGGGGCGCTCTTCGGCGTTGTTCGGGGAATCCTTCTTGTTGTTTTCAATGCCACTGCCGGTGCTTCCTCTTGCTTCTTCTTGTCTAAATTAATCGGACGCCCTTTGGTTTCTTGGTTGTGGCCTGAGAAGTTAAGGTTTTTCCAAGCTGAG ATAGCAAAGCGTAGGGATAGGTTGCTGAATTACATGCTTTTTCTGAGGATAACACCAACTTTGCCAAATCTTTTCATCAATTTGGCATCTCCCATTGTTGATGTACCATTTCATATATTCTTTTTGGCAACATTGATCGGTCTTATTCCGGCGTCGTATATTACTGTCAGA GCTGGTCTTGCTCTTGGGGATCTAAAGTCATTGAAGGATCTATATGATTTCAAGACATTCTCAGTTCTATTCCTCATTGGTTTTGTTGCCATATGTCCTACACTTTTGAAGAGGAAGCGAGTGTATGAATGA